The proteins below come from a single Phocoena sinus isolate mPhoSin1 chromosome 2, mPhoSin1.pri, whole genome shotgun sequence genomic window:
- the HAUS4 gene encoding HAUS augmin-like complex subunit 4 isoform X5 codes for MDESGLSLTLAKEQAQAWKEVRLHKTTWLRSEILQRVIQELLVDYYVKTQDRNLTSEDKKFHETLEQRLLVTELTQLLGPSQEREVPPLLGLEKVDLLELMPPSEDFMWMRARLLPEVEEQLKKKCFTLLCYHNPSSALCLCPDSDSETLKAAKVWNLAEVLVGEKQQCQDAKSQQKEQMVLLEKKSATYSQVLLRCLALLQRLLQEHRLKTQSELDRINAQYLEVKCSAMILKLRMEELKILSDTYTDEKVEVHRLIRDRLEGAIHLQEQDMEKSRQVLNTYEVLGEEFDRLVKEYTQLKQATENKRWALQEFNKACC; via the exons ATGGACGAGAGTGGCTTAAGCCTCACACTGGCAAAGGAGCAGGCTCAG gCGTGGAAGGAAGTTCGATTGCATAAGACAACGTGGTTAAGGTCTGAAATTTTACAGAGAGTCATTCAAGAGCTGCTTGTGGACTACTATGTGAAGACACAAGACAGAAATTTAACTTCTGAGGACAAAAAG tTTCATGAGACCCTTGAACAGCGGCTGCTCGTGACTGAGCTGACACAGCTCTTAGGTCCCAGCCAGGAGAGGGAGGTGCCCCCACTGCTTGGGCTGGAGAAGGTGGACCTTCTGGAGCTCATGCCACCCTCAGAG GATTTTATGTGGATGAGAGCCCGGCTCCTGCCTGAAGTGGAGGAGCAGCTCAAGAAGAAATGTTTCACCCTGCTCTGCTACCACAATCCCAGTTCAG CGCTCTGTCTCTGCCCAGATTCAGACAGTGAAACCCTGAAGGCAGCAAAGGTGTGGAACCTCGCAGAGGTCCTGGTGGGTGAGAAGCAGCAGTGCCAGGATGCCAAGAGCCAGCAGAAGGAGCAGATGGTGCTCCTGGAGAAGAAGAGTGCCACCTACTCCCAG GTGCTTCTTCGCTGCCTGGCCTTGCTGCAGAGGCTTCTTCAAGAGCACCGGCTGAAGACTCAGTCTGAGCTGGACCGTATCAATGCCCAGTACCTGGAGGTCAAGTGCAGCGCCATGATCCTTAAGCTGCG GATGGAAGAGCTCAAGATTTTGTCTGACACTTACACTGATGAGAAAGTGGAAGTTCATCGTCTCATTAG GGACCGTTTGGAGGGGGCCATTCACCTACAAGAGCAGGACATGGAGAAGTCCCGACAGGTCCTGAACACCTATGAGGTCCTCGGGGAGGAGTTTGACAGGCTGGTGAAAGAGTACACCCAACTCAAGCAGGCAACTGAGAACAAGCGCTGGGCCCTCCAGGAGTTCAACAAGGCCTGCTGCTGA
- the HAUS4 gene encoding HAUS augmin-like complex subunit 4 isoform X1, which translates to MLFPPVGQIRITRKADGIRGFLLIWRRDGNTPTSKQLPPCNLSEEDLLQNPHFSKLLLSLSQHMDESGLSLTLAKEQAQAWKEVRLHKTTWLRSEILQRVIQELLVDYYVKTQDRNLTSEDKKFHETLEQRLLVTELTQLLGPSQEREVPPLLGLEKVDLLELMPPSEDFMWMRARLLPEVEEQLKKKCFTLLCYHNPSSALCLCPDSDSETLKAAKVWNLAEVLVGEKQQCQDAKSQQKEQMVLLEKKSATYSQVLLRCLALLQRLLQEHRLKTQSELDRINAQYLEVKCSAMILKLRMEELKILSDTYTDEKVEVHRLIRDRLEGAIHLQEQDMEKSRQVLNTYEVLGEEFDRLVKEYTQLKQATENKRWALQEFNKACC; encoded by the exons TTGGGCAGATAAGAATCACAAGAAAAGCAGATGGCATCCGGGGATTTCTGCTCATCTGGAGAAGGGATGGAAATACTCCAACAAG CAAACAGCTTCCTCCTTGTAACCTGAGTGAAGAGGACCTATTACAGAACCCACACTTCAGCAAACTGCTGCTGAGTCTCTCACAACACATGGACGAGAGTGGCTTAAGCCTCACACTGGCAAAGGAGCAGGCTCAG gCGTGGAAGGAAGTTCGATTGCATAAGACAACGTGGTTAAGGTCTGAAATTTTACAGAGAGTCATTCAAGAGCTGCTTGTGGACTACTATGTGAAGACACAAGACAGAAATTTAACTTCTGAGGACAAAAAG tTTCATGAGACCCTTGAACAGCGGCTGCTCGTGACTGAGCTGACACAGCTCTTAGGTCCCAGCCAGGAGAGGGAGGTGCCCCCACTGCTTGGGCTGGAGAAGGTGGACCTTCTGGAGCTCATGCCACCCTCAGAG GATTTTATGTGGATGAGAGCCCGGCTCCTGCCTGAAGTGGAGGAGCAGCTCAAGAAGAAATGTTTCACCCTGCTCTGCTACCACAATCCCAGTTCAG CGCTCTGTCTCTGCCCAGATTCAGACAGTGAAACCCTGAAGGCAGCAAAGGTGTGGAACCTCGCAGAGGTCCTGGTGGGTGAGAAGCAGCAGTGCCAGGATGCCAAGAGCCAGCAGAAGGAGCAGATGGTGCTCCTGGAGAAGAAGAGTGCCACCTACTCCCAG GTGCTTCTTCGCTGCCTGGCCTTGCTGCAGAGGCTTCTTCAAGAGCACCGGCTGAAGACTCAGTCTGAGCTGGACCGTATCAATGCCCAGTACCTGGAGGTCAAGTGCAGCGCCATGATCCTTAAGCTGCG GATGGAAGAGCTCAAGATTTTGTCTGACACTTACACTGATGAGAAAGTGGAAGTTCATCGTCTCATTAG GGACCGTTTGGAGGGGGCCATTCACCTACAAGAGCAGGACATGGAGAAGTCCCGACAGGTCCTGAACACCTATGAGGTCCTCGGGGAGGAGTTTGACAGGCTGGTGAAAGAGTACACCCAACTCAAGCAGGCAACTGAGAACAAGCGCTGGGCCCTCCAGGAGTTCAACAAGGCCTGCTGCTGA
- the HAUS4 gene encoding HAUS augmin-like complex subunit 4 isoform X2, which produces MLFPPVGQIRITRKADGIRGFLLIWRRDGNTPTSKQLPPCNLSEEDLLQNPHFSKLLLSLSQHMDESGLSLTLAKEQAQAWKEVRLHKTTWLRSEILQRVIQELLVDYYVKTQDRNLTSEDKKFHETLEQRLLVTELTQLLGPSQEREVPPLLGLEKVDLLELMPPSEDFMWMRARLLPEVEEQLKKKCFTLLCYHNPSSDSDSETLKAAKVWNLAEVLVGEKQQCQDAKSQQKEQMVLLEKKSATYSQVLLRCLALLQRLLQEHRLKTQSELDRINAQYLEVKCSAMILKLRMEELKILSDTYTDEKVEVHRLIRDRLEGAIHLQEQDMEKSRQVLNTYEVLGEEFDRLVKEYTQLKQATENKRWALQEFNKACC; this is translated from the exons TTGGGCAGATAAGAATCACAAGAAAAGCAGATGGCATCCGGGGATTTCTGCTCATCTGGAGAAGGGATGGAAATACTCCAACAAG CAAACAGCTTCCTCCTTGTAACCTGAGTGAAGAGGACCTATTACAGAACCCACACTTCAGCAAACTGCTGCTGAGTCTCTCACAACACATGGACGAGAGTGGCTTAAGCCTCACACTGGCAAAGGAGCAGGCTCAG gCGTGGAAGGAAGTTCGATTGCATAAGACAACGTGGTTAAGGTCTGAAATTTTACAGAGAGTCATTCAAGAGCTGCTTGTGGACTACTATGTGAAGACACAAGACAGAAATTTAACTTCTGAGGACAAAAAG tTTCATGAGACCCTTGAACAGCGGCTGCTCGTGACTGAGCTGACACAGCTCTTAGGTCCCAGCCAGGAGAGGGAGGTGCCCCCACTGCTTGGGCTGGAGAAGGTGGACCTTCTGGAGCTCATGCCACCCTCAGAG GATTTTATGTGGATGAGAGCCCGGCTCCTGCCTGAAGTGGAGGAGCAGCTCAAGAAGAAATGTTTCACCCTGCTCTGCTACCACAATCCCAGTTCAG ATTCAGACAGTGAAACCCTGAAGGCAGCAAAGGTGTGGAACCTCGCAGAGGTCCTGGTGGGTGAGAAGCAGCAGTGCCAGGATGCCAAGAGCCAGCAGAAGGAGCAGATGGTGCTCCTGGAGAAGAAGAGTGCCACCTACTCCCAG GTGCTTCTTCGCTGCCTGGCCTTGCTGCAGAGGCTTCTTCAAGAGCACCGGCTGAAGACTCAGTCTGAGCTGGACCGTATCAATGCCCAGTACCTGGAGGTCAAGTGCAGCGCCATGATCCTTAAGCTGCG GATGGAAGAGCTCAAGATTTTGTCTGACACTTACACTGATGAGAAAGTGGAAGTTCATCGTCTCATTAG GGACCGTTTGGAGGGGGCCATTCACCTACAAGAGCAGGACATGGAGAAGTCCCGACAGGTCCTGAACACCTATGAGGTCCTCGGGGAGGAGTTTGACAGGCTGGTGAAAGAGTACACCCAACTCAAGCAGGCAACTGAGAACAAGCGCTGGGCCCTCCAGGAGTTCAACAAGGCCTGCTGCTGA
- the HAUS4 gene encoding HAUS augmin-like complex subunit 4 isoform X3, whose amino-acid sequence MASGDFCSSGEGMEILQQVCSKQLPPCNLSEEDLLQNPHFSKLLLSLSQHMDESGLSLTLAKEQAQAWKEVRLHKTTWLRSEILQRVIQELLVDYYVKTQDRNLTSEDKKFHETLEQRLLVTELTQLLGPSQEREVPPLLGLEKVDLLELMPPSEDFMWMRARLLPEVEEQLKKKCFTLLCYHNPSSALCLCPDSDSETLKAAKVWNLAEVLVGEKQQCQDAKSQQKEQMVLLEKKSATYSQVLLRCLALLQRLLQEHRLKTQSELDRINAQYLEVKCSAMILKLRMEELKILSDTYTDEKVEVHRLIRDRLEGAIHLQEQDMEKSRQVLNTYEVLGEEFDRLVKEYTQLKQATENKRWALQEFNKACC is encoded by the exons ATGGCATCCGGGGATTTCTGCTCATCTGGAGAAGGGATGGAAATACTCCAACAAG TGTGCAGCAAACAGCTTCCTCCTTGTAACCTGAGTGAAGAGGACCTATTACAGAACCCACACTTCAGCAAACTGCTGCTGAGTCTCTCACAACACATGGACGAGAGTGGCTTAAGCCTCACACTGGCAAAGGAGCAGGCTCAG gCGTGGAAGGAAGTTCGATTGCATAAGACAACGTGGTTAAGGTCTGAAATTTTACAGAGAGTCATTCAAGAGCTGCTTGTGGACTACTATGTGAAGACACAAGACAGAAATTTAACTTCTGAGGACAAAAAG tTTCATGAGACCCTTGAACAGCGGCTGCTCGTGACTGAGCTGACACAGCTCTTAGGTCCCAGCCAGGAGAGGGAGGTGCCCCCACTGCTTGGGCTGGAGAAGGTGGACCTTCTGGAGCTCATGCCACCCTCAGAG GATTTTATGTGGATGAGAGCCCGGCTCCTGCCTGAAGTGGAGGAGCAGCTCAAGAAGAAATGTTTCACCCTGCTCTGCTACCACAATCCCAGTTCAG CGCTCTGTCTCTGCCCAGATTCAGACAGTGAAACCCTGAAGGCAGCAAAGGTGTGGAACCTCGCAGAGGTCCTGGTGGGTGAGAAGCAGCAGTGCCAGGATGCCAAGAGCCAGCAGAAGGAGCAGATGGTGCTCCTGGAGAAGAAGAGTGCCACCTACTCCCAG GTGCTTCTTCGCTGCCTGGCCTTGCTGCAGAGGCTTCTTCAAGAGCACCGGCTGAAGACTCAGTCTGAGCTGGACCGTATCAATGCCCAGTACCTGGAGGTCAAGTGCAGCGCCATGATCCTTAAGCTGCG GATGGAAGAGCTCAAGATTTTGTCTGACACTTACACTGATGAGAAAGTGGAAGTTCATCGTCTCATTAG GGACCGTTTGGAGGGGGCCATTCACCTACAAGAGCAGGACATGGAGAAGTCCCGACAGGTCCTGAACACCTATGAGGTCCTCGGGGAGGAGTTTGACAGGCTGGTGAAAGAGTACACCCAACTCAAGCAGGCAACTGAGAACAAGCGCTGGGCCCTCCAGGAGTTCAACAAGGCCTGCTGCTGA
- the HAUS4 gene encoding HAUS augmin-like complex subunit 4 isoform X4 produces the protein MASGDFCSSGEGMEILQQVCSKQLPPCNLSEEDLLQNPHFSKLLLSLSQHMDESGLSLTLAKEQAQAWKEVRLHKTTWLRSEILQRVIQELLVDYYVKTQDRNLTSEDKKFHETLEQRLLVTELTQLLGPSQEREVPPLLGLEKVDLLELMPPSEDFMWMRARLLPEVEEQLKKKCFTLLCYHNPSSDSDSETLKAAKVWNLAEVLVGEKQQCQDAKSQQKEQMVLLEKKSATYSQVLLRCLALLQRLLQEHRLKTQSELDRINAQYLEVKCSAMILKLRMEELKILSDTYTDEKVEVHRLIRDRLEGAIHLQEQDMEKSRQVLNTYEVLGEEFDRLVKEYTQLKQATENKRWALQEFNKACC, from the exons ATGGCATCCGGGGATTTCTGCTCATCTGGAGAAGGGATGGAAATACTCCAACAAG TGTGCAGCAAACAGCTTCCTCCTTGTAACCTGAGTGAAGAGGACCTATTACAGAACCCACACTTCAGCAAACTGCTGCTGAGTCTCTCACAACACATGGACGAGAGTGGCTTAAGCCTCACACTGGCAAAGGAGCAGGCTCAG gCGTGGAAGGAAGTTCGATTGCATAAGACAACGTGGTTAAGGTCTGAAATTTTACAGAGAGTCATTCAAGAGCTGCTTGTGGACTACTATGTGAAGACACAAGACAGAAATTTAACTTCTGAGGACAAAAAG tTTCATGAGACCCTTGAACAGCGGCTGCTCGTGACTGAGCTGACACAGCTCTTAGGTCCCAGCCAGGAGAGGGAGGTGCCCCCACTGCTTGGGCTGGAGAAGGTGGACCTTCTGGAGCTCATGCCACCCTCAGAG GATTTTATGTGGATGAGAGCCCGGCTCCTGCCTGAAGTGGAGGAGCAGCTCAAGAAGAAATGTTTCACCCTGCTCTGCTACCACAATCCCAGTTCAG ATTCAGACAGTGAAACCCTGAAGGCAGCAAAGGTGTGGAACCTCGCAGAGGTCCTGGTGGGTGAGAAGCAGCAGTGCCAGGATGCCAAGAGCCAGCAGAAGGAGCAGATGGTGCTCCTGGAGAAGAAGAGTGCCACCTACTCCCAG GTGCTTCTTCGCTGCCTGGCCTTGCTGCAGAGGCTTCTTCAAGAGCACCGGCTGAAGACTCAGTCTGAGCTGGACCGTATCAATGCCCAGTACCTGGAGGTCAAGTGCAGCGCCATGATCCTTAAGCTGCG GATGGAAGAGCTCAAGATTTTGTCTGACACTTACACTGATGAGAAAGTGGAAGTTCATCGTCTCATTAG GGACCGTTTGGAGGGGGCCATTCACCTACAAGAGCAGGACATGGAGAAGTCCCGACAGGTCCTGAACACCTATGAGGTCCTCGGGGAGGAGTTTGACAGGCTGGTGAAAGAGTACACCCAACTCAAGCAGGCAACTGAGAACAAGCGCTGGGCCCTCCAGGAGTTCAACAAGGCCTGCTGCTGA